Proteins encoded by one window of Pseudonocardia alni:
- a CDS encoding response regulator transcription factor: MRALRVLLALPPSAGTASLGRGLRQDLAAEGVDLVVVADGIELLDTLRSRGADLLVLDMELPGPEPSVLLGAVQSESPPTPVIIVVPRERRAGVIGMLRGDRDDFLIRPFVPDELASRIRLRLRAAAGLPAPTVLGHGGLSVDVDAGQVSVDGRRVALSPTEYALLLALAEQAGEPVALDDLGRRAWTEPVSANLVQVYVSYLRRKIGPERIRTIRGLGYQLDG, from the coding sequence ATGCGCGCGCTCAGGGTGCTGCTGGCGCTGCCGCCGTCGGCGGGCACCGCCTCGCTCGGCCGCGGGCTGCGCCAGGACCTCGCCGCCGAGGGCGTGGACCTCGTCGTCGTCGCCGACGGCATCGAGCTGCTGGACACCCTGCGCTCCCGCGGCGCCGACCTGCTCGTGCTCGACATGGAGCTGCCGGGCCCGGAGCCGTCGGTGCTGCTCGGAGCCGTGCAGTCCGAGTCCCCGCCGACCCCGGTGATCATCGTCGTGCCGCGCGAACGGCGGGCCGGGGTGATCGGCATGCTGCGCGGCGACCGCGACGACTTCCTCATCCGGCCGTTCGTCCCGGACGAGCTCGCGTCCCGGATCCGGCTCCGGCTGCGTGCCGCCGCGGGGCTGCCCGCGCCGACGGTGCTCGGGCACGGCGGCCTGTCCGTCGACGTCGACGCCGGCCAGGTGTCCGTCGACGGCCGCCGGGTCGCGCTGTCCCCGACCGAGTACGCGCTGCTGCTCGCGCTGGCCGAGCAGGCGGGCGAGCCGGTCGCGCTCGACGACCTGGGCCGCCGCGCCTGGACCGAACCGGTGTCGGCCAACCTGGTGCAGGTCTACGTGTCCTACCTGCGGCGCAAGATCGGTCCCGAGCGGATCAGGACCATCCGGGGGCTGGGCTACCAGCTGGACGGCTGA